From a single Loigolactobacillus coryniformis subsp. coryniformis KCTC 3167 = DSM 20001 genomic region:
- a CDS encoding CtsR family transcriptional regulator, giving the protein MQGRNISDIIEAYLKEILAESARVEIKRSEIAELFNCVPSQINYVIKTRFTIQRGYLVQSKRGGGGYIRIEKVKLLDDRDMLDTMIQLIGEQINQRDALSLVQKLYDDQVIERKEANLILAATSRETLAVADRQLEERLRARILIGILNHLRYERE; this is encoded by the coding sequence ATGCAAGGGCGAAATATTTCTGATATTATTGAAGCCTACTTGAAAGAGATTCTGGCAGAGTCGGCGCGTGTTGAGATTAAGCGATCCGAAATTGCGGAGTTATTTAATTGTGTCCCATCCCAGATTAATTATGTGATTAAGACACGCTTTACTATTCAGCGTGGTTATTTGGTTCAAAGTAAACGTGGCGGCGGTGGCTATATCCGGATCGAAAAAGTAAAATTACTTGATGATCGTGATATGCTGGATACAATGATTCAACTGATCGGTGAACAAATTAATCAGCGTGATGCATTGTCATTGGTCCAGAAGCTTTATGATGATCAGGTGATCGAGCGTAAGGAAGCTAATTTAATTTTAGCGGCGACCAGTCGTGAGACACTCGCTGTTGCTGACCGTCAATTGGAGGAGCGGCTTCGGGCGCGTATTCTGATCGGTATTTTGAATCATTTACGATACGAACGTGAGTAA
- a CDS encoding ATP-dependent Clp protease ATP-binding subunit: MDNLFTPSAKNVLVLAQEQAKYFRHHAVGTEHLLLALVIETDGIAGKTLRQLSITDDDIREEIERFTGYGASAETQSDTYLPYAPKAKQILSYAGDEAKRMGAMKIGTEHILLGLLREDDILAARILTNLGLSLSKTRQIILKKLGVTDTAAKRRNAPRGRQAQGNSSEGTPTLDSLARDLTQLARENQMDPVVGRSKEVRRLIQVLSRRTKNNPVLIGEPGVGKTAIAEGLAQKIIAGDVPDDMAKKRLMMLDMGSLVAGTKYRGEFEDRLKKVIDEIYKDGHVILFIDELHTLIGAGGAEGAIDASNILKPALARGEMQVIGATTLDEYQKYIEKDAALERRFATIQVNEPTQAEAEEILLGLRSRYEEHHGVTITDEAVHEAVVLSSRYISDRFLPDKAIDLIDESAASVRLDAASKKTPESKLETELNQLVKDKEAAIEAQDFEKAASIRENEMALKDKLATEQAAAPTNGVRKDVKVTPDDIATVVSQWTGVPLTQLQKSETERLINLEKVLHKRVIGQEEAVSAVSRAIRRARSGLKDPQRPIGSFMFLGPTGVGKTELAKALAEAMFGSEDNMIRVDMSEYMEKYSTSRLVGAPPGYVGYEEGGQLTEKVRQKPYSVVLLDEVEKAHPDVFNILLQVLDDGYLTDSKGRRVDFRNTILIMTSNLGATALRDEKSVGFGAQKVQQDYKAMRSRILEELKKSFRPEFINRIDEVVVFHSLTKPELHQIVKIMAKNVLKRLHDQNIDVKITPAAIDVIAKAGFDPEYGARPIRRAIQQQVEDRLSEELLSGHIKVGESVTIGARKGEITVNVRDSETDTTPTVKA, translated from the coding sequence ATGGATAATTTATTTACGCCAAGCGCAAAAAACGTATTAGTGTTAGCACAAGAGCAAGCCAAATACTTCCGGCATCATGCGGTAGGCACTGAGCATTTGTTGTTGGCCTTAGTTATTGAAACTGATGGGATTGCTGGCAAAACTTTGCGGCAGTTATCAATCACTGATGACGATATTCGTGAAGAAATCGAACGTTTTACAGGTTATGGGGCTTCGGCTGAAACACAAAGCGATACCTATCTTCCTTATGCTCCTAAAGCTAAACAGATCTTATCGTATGCTGGTGATGAAGCTAAGCGGATGGGTGCCATGAAAATTGGTACGGAACATATTTTGCTTGGATTATTGCGTGAAGACGATATTCTGGCAGCACGAATCTTAACCAATCTAGGTTTGAGCTTAAGTAAAACTCGACAAATAATTTTGAAAAAATTAGGTGTGACGGATACTGCAGCTAAACGGCGTAATGCGCCACGTGGCCGCCAAGCACAAGGAAATAGCAGCGAAGGGACGCCAACTTTGGATTCATTGGCACGTGACCTAACTCAGCTAGCACGCGAGAATCAAATGGATCCAGTGGTTGGTCGTAGTAAAGAAGTACGTCGATTGATCCAAGTATTATCACGGCGGACTAAGAATAACCCAGTATTGATCGGTGAACCTGGTGTTGGTAAAACTGCCATCGCTGAAGGATTAGCGCAGAAGATCATTGCTGGTGATGTTCCTGATGATATGGCCAAGAAGCGGTTAATGATGCTAGACATGGGGTCCTTAGTTGCTGGGACTAAGTATCGTGGGGAATTTGAAGACCGGTTGAAAAAAGTTATTGATGAAATCTATAAAGACGGGCATGTTATCCTGTTTATTGATGAATTGCATACTTTGATTGGTGCCGGTGGTGCTGAAGGTGCAATCGATGCTTCTAACATCTTAAAGCCCGCATTAGCGCGTGGTGAGATGCAAGTGATCGGGGCAACTACTTTGGATGAATACCAAAAGTACATCGAAAAGGACGCTGCGTTAGAACGGCGTTTTGCAACGATCCAAGTTAACGAACCGACACAGGCAGAAGCAGAAGAAATTTTGCTAGGCTTGCGTAGTCGCTATGAAGAACATCATGGTGTAACCATTACTGATGAGGCCGTGCATGAAGCCGTTGTACTTTCGTCACGTTATATCAGTGATCGTTTCTTGCCAGATAAAGCAATTGATTTGATTGATGAATCAGCTGCATCCGTACGCCTAGATGCAGCAAGTAAGAAGACGCCAGAATCTAAACTGGAAACTGAATTAAATCAGTTAGTTAAAGATAAAGAAGCTGCAATTGAGGCCCAAGATTTTGAAAAAGCAGCTAGCATTCGTGAAAACGAAATGGCTTTGAAAGATAAGTTAGCAACTGAGCAAGCAGCTGCACCAACTAATGGTGTGCGTAAAGACGTTAAAGTCACGCCTGATGATATTGCGACAGTTGTTTCACAATGGACTGGTGTGCCATTGACCCAATTGCAAAAGAGCGAAACAGAACGTTTGATCAACTTAGAAAAGGTTCTGCATAAGCGTGTTATTGGACAGGAAGAAGCAGTTTCGGCTGTTTCACGGGCAATTCGGCGTGCACGCAGTGGTTTGAAAGATCCACAGCGGCCAATCGGTTCGTTTATGTTCCTAGGGCCAACTGGTGTTGGTAAAACAGAATTGGCCAAGGCTTTAGCCGAGGCAATGTTTGGCTCGGAGGATAATATGATTCGGGTCGATATGTCCGAGTATATGGAGAAGTATTCAACCTCGCGGCTAGTCGGAGCACCTCCTGGCTATGTTGGCTACGAAGAAGGCGGTCAGTTAACTGAAAAGGTACGGCAGAAGCCTTATTCTGTAGTCTTACTTGATGAAGTTGAAAAAGCCCATCCTGATGTCTTCAATATTTTGTTACAAGTCTTGGATGATGGTTATTTAACTGATTCTAAAGGTCGGCGGGTTGATTTTCGGAATACGATTTTGATCATGACTTCTAATTTAGGGGCCACTGCATTGCGGGATGAAAAATCAGTTGGTTTTGGTGCCCAAAAGGTTCAGCAAGATTACAAAGCAATGCGTAGTCGTATTTTAGAAGAATTAAAGAAGTCATTCCGGCCTGAATTTATCAATCGGATCGATGAAGTGGTTGTCTTCCATTCCTTAACTAAGCCAGAATTACATCAGATCGTGAAGATTATGGCCAAGAATGTGTTGAAACGGCTGCACGATCAAAATATTGATGTTAAGATTACGCCAGCAGCGATCGATGTGATCGCTAAAGCTGGGTTTGACCCTGAGTACGGGGCACGGCCAATTCGACGTGCCATCCAACAACAAGTTGAAGATCGATTAAGTGAAGAATTGCTTTCCGGTCATATCAAAGTTGGCGAGTCGGTGACGATCGGCGCACGTAAAGGTGAGATCACGGTCAATGTCCGCGACTCAGAAACAGATACGACGCCGACCGTTAAAGCTTAA
- a CDS encoding peptidase U32 family protein: MINLIATAASRKQASQLLAAGIDTLYVGEDYFGLRLPHSFERAELTELVDLVHQAGKKVTVAVNALMHNDRINKVGDYLYFLAELKVDQITVGDPGVVYLLQQEKLPLQFIYDSEVLMTSSRQINFWARHGAIGAVLAREVPYGELVKLAPELKIPAEVQVYGATCIHQSGRPLVHNYFSFVQEHQDRADRQRGLFVSAPHKPETHYSIYEDINGTHLFANNDLNLMGKLPQLQTLGLTNWKLDGLFAGEAEFVTIARQFVQAKQALSAGEWTPDLAATLSAAVVAQQPAERGLDTGFYDIDPSEVQ, translated from the coding sequence TTGATTAATCTGATTGCAACTGCAGCTTCGCGTAAGCAAGCAAGCCAACTGCTAGCTGCAGGTATTGATACATTATACGTAGGCGAGGATTATTTTGGCTTACGTTTACCACATAGTTTTGAACGTGCGGAACTAACAGAGCTCGTTGATCTAGTACATCAAGCTGGCAAGAAAGTGACAGTAGCGGTCAATGCGTTGATGCATAACGACCGGATCAATAAAGTTGGTGATTACCTCTACTTTTTAGCTGAGTTAAAAGTGGATCAGATCACAGTCGGCGATCCTGGCGTTGTTTATTTATTACAGCAAGAAAAATTACCGCTGCAATTTATTTACGATAGTGAAGTGCTGATGACTAGTTCGCGACAAATTAATTTTTGGGCGCGCCATGGTGCTATTGGTGCAGTTTTGGCCCGTGAAGTACCTTATGGTGAATTGGTCAAATTAGCGCCAGAACTAAAGATTCCGGCAGAGGTCCAAGTTTATGGGGCAACTTGTATCCATCAATCGGGCCGTCCGTTAGTTCATAACTATTTTAGTTTTGTTCAGGAACATCAAGATCGGGCTGATCGTCAACGTGGCTTGTTTGTTTCTGCACCACACAAACCGGAAACACATTATTCAATTTATGAAGATATTAATGGGACACATTTGTTTGCCAACAATGATCTTAATCTGATGGGGAAGTTACCTCAACTGCAAACATTAGGGTTAACTAATTGGAAGCTTGATGGTTTGTTTGCCGGTGAAGCTGAATTTGTAACGATTGCAAGGCAGTTCGTTCAGGCTAAGCAGGCGTTATCTGCTGGTGAATGGACGCCAGACCTAGCCGCGACACTAAGTGCAGCCGTTGTTGCGCAACAACCAGCCGAACGTGGTTTAGATACTGGTTTTTATGATATAGATCCAAGTGAGGTGCAATAA
- a CDS encoding peptidase U32 family protein, with product MRVITDKPEVLAPAGTLEKLKVAINYGADAVYIGGDAYGLRSRAGNFSFDQMREGVAYAQAHNAKVYVAANIVAHEGDTAGAGQFFRTLRDIGISAVIVSDPSLIEIAITEAPGLPVHLSTQASATNYETLNFWQAEGLERVVLAREVGIEEIKEMRRHTDVQIEAFIHGAMCIGYSGRCVLSNHMSMRDANRGGCAQNCRWKYDLFEMSGGEKQSQLENGEAFSMSAVDMAMIEHIPDLVEAGVNSFKIEGRMKSIHYVSTVANVYRQAVDSYCADPDHYVLKREWVDELWKVAQREMSTGFYYGTPTADDELFGKRRKRPQYGFVGEVLDYDAERKVAIVQQRNNFGVGDKIEFYGPHFTHTEQVVERLWDQDNDILYRAPDAMMICQLPVKQPVKAGDMIRKQR from the coding sequence ATGCGAGTAATTACAGATAAACCAGAAGTTTTAGCACCAGCGGGAACGTTGGAAAAATTAAAAGTGGCCATCAATTATGGAGCCGATGCGGTTTATATTGGCGGTGATGCTTATGGACTACGATCACGTGCAGGTAATTTTTCATTTGATCAGATGCGTGAAGGGGTAGCATATGCTCAGGCACACAATGCCAAAGTTTACGTGGCGGCTAATATCGTTGCCCATGAAGGTGATACCGCTGGAGCAGGTCAATTTTTCCGGACATTGCGCGATATTGGCATCAGCGCAGTGATCGTATCTGATCCTTCATTGATCGAGATCGCAATCACTGAAGCACCTGGCTTACCAGTGCATTTGTCCACACAGGCTTCAGCGACTAACTATGAAACCTTGAACTTTTGGCAAGCAGAAGGCTTAGAGCGTGTTGTCTTAGCACGTGAAGTGGGTATTGAGGAGATCAAAGAAATGCGGCGCCATACTGACGTTCAGATCGAGGCCTTTATTCACGGTGCTATGTGTATCGGCTATTCGGGGCGTTGTGTGTTGTCGAATCATATGTCGATGCGCGATGCTAATCGTGGTGGTTGCGCACAGAACTGTCGCTGGAAGTATGATTTATTTGAAATGTCTGGTGGCGAGAAACAGTCACAATTGGAAAATGGCGAGGCTTTTTCAATGAGTGCCGTTGATATGGCGATGATCGAACATATTCCAGATTTGGTTGAAGCCGGAGTTAATAGTTTTAAGATCGAAGGCCGGATGAAGTCGATCCATTACGTCTCCACGGTGGCAAATGTTTATCGGCAAGCAGTGGACAGTTATTGTGCTGACCCTGATCATTATGTTTTGAAGCGTGAATGGGTCGATGAATTATGGAAGGTTGCACAACGAGAAATGTCAACTGGCTTCTATTATGGCACGCCAACGGCTGATGATGAATTATTTGGTAAGCGGCGTAAACGGCCACAGTATGGGTTCGTCGGTGAAGTTTTAGATTATGATGCTGAACGTAAAGTGGCCATCGTGCAACAACGGAATAATTTTGGTGTTGGCGACAAAATTGAATTCTACGGACCGCACTTTACCCATACAGAGCAAGTGGTTGAACGTTTATGGGATCAAGACAATGATATTTTATATCGCGCCCCGGATGCTATGATGATCTGTCAACTGCCAGTTAAACAACCGGTTAAGGCAGGCGATATGATTCGGAAACAGCGGTAA